GTGGGGCTTTCAATATTTGCAGTGGAAGGTGTTTCAGAATTGTCATCTACCATAATAGGGGTGGTTGCATCACTCAAAGTGTTTGCCATCTGTTATtagataaacaataaaatttatttaaccaaaaggaataagaatcacacctcaaaacaaaagaaatatcatCTCAAATAAAGCAATCAAAATTTAGATCATAAAGCAATCGAAGCCCGAGTTTATCATCAATGAACCAATAATCAATAACCAATAACCAATAACCAGTAATTAGTTTAACTAGAATAAAACATCATTCAATAAAGAAAATCCACACACACAAAAAGCAAGCAGTAAACAGTAAGGACTGAAATCAGTATAGATCATATGTTGCACAAACATTGAAGGAATATATGATTGCTTCTCTTCCAAATATATAATTGCTTTTCCAAATCTAcagaacaaaatttcaaatagaacCATCAAGAACCATCAATGGAGTGGAATCCCAACTCTCGCCCAAATTCAACAGCCCTCCGAGTCCCAATATGAACACACTAgatcaaaataaatcaaaacagaaactaaaacaaaaacaaaccaagacagaaactaaaacaataataattcaaacaacGGAAAAAGAAACCCTAGAAGTCAACcctatatatttggaaaattgAACACCACAAAAGAGACAATATCGATTATTGAAGATCTGAGATagttaagaacaaaaaaaaaaaataaaaataacaaattatcaAATTCAAAGACCCAGGAGAATTAATAAGCGAAAGaaataaactataaaaattaaacataaaattctGAAATCAACGAAAGGTACCTCGGAGGCTCGGAGAGTCAGTGGAGACTATAAAAATTAGCCTTCGAAGATTGATAGATGAATCGGAGAAGTAGGGATTTTCAGGGATTTTCAGGGACAAGTAGAGAATACGAAAATGGAGAAGAATCCTCCGTCCGGGAAGAGAGTATTTTTCTGGTCTAAGAGATTAAGGGCTGAAGAGTGAGGACTGAGGAGTGACCGAGTGAGTCGAGTGAGACGAGTGAGACCACTGAGACAGTGAGACGGCGCGAGACGAGAGTCGggagaaaggagaaagagaCTTCACTGCGCAGTGTGCGCACTGCAGTGTAGGGTTAACTTTGCTTAGGCTGAATGAAACGGCGccgttttatatataaaatttttttaaaaaatatatatatataataggaaagccggttaccggttataaccggtaaccggcttTCTTAAAACCGGTAACCGCCTTTTTAAGGCGGTTACCGGTTACCGGTTTTTAGACGGTTTCAACGGTTatccggttagcggttagcgggcGGTTATTGCGGGcggttattttcacccctactcCAAATGTGGTATGGCTTTTATACAAAGTCGCACGTGAGTGGCGTGAGACAAATTCACAAGTGGCGACACAAAGCTCTTCCCTTTCGTAAAGGACTTGAAAAACACCCGGAGATTTCTCGAATCCTCCTCAGCCCCGTGTTTACAGAATCGATACCTTatttctctcgctctctctgtgtGGAATCCGATTACGACGCCGTTTAGCAGCGGAACCATGTCGATCCCCTCGTCGTCCTCCCAATTCACCTACTCGAACACCGGCACGAGCACCAGCGGATCCTATTTCCCCATGCCCTTCCACCTCCAGCACTCGGCCGCAGCAACGACGCCGTCTCAGTACCCCACCCCCTACGTGGGCCCCACTCCACCCGTCTATCCCGCCGCCCCCGCCCCCGCCCCctccgccgccgccgccgcctaCTCCCTTCCTCAGTACCACCAGGTCTCTAAAGTTTTATCGGAGAAgacttattagggtttttgagatTTGAGAAACTGTGATTACGAAAGTAATTGTAAGGACATGCAGAAATCTGATatttgtttgtggtatttgaaCAGGCCCAACAGTTGTTTCAGAGGGATGCGCAGACGATTACTCCAGAAGCACTTGAGAGCGTGAAGGCTGCCCTTGCGAGCAGTGAAATTGAGCACAAAGCGGAGACTAAGAAGAAAGCTCTGCCTCGCAAAGCCGCTGGCCATTCTTGGGAGGACCCAACACTCGCAGAGTGGCCAGAAAGTATGAACCACGTCGCCCTTCTCTTATTTCAACGAATCATTTTGACGccttagttattattattattattatttttttttatgaggatTTTACACCGCATGCATTTACTCGCAAGATTGTTAATGTCACTGTCAGTTTTCCTATTCTTTTTAGCTGGATGCGTCTCTTATGTCTTTCGATTGTGTTGGCATTCTGCAGATGATTACCGCCTCTTTTGTGGTGATCTTGGGAATGAAGTGAATGATGATGTTCTTTCAAAAGCATTCTCACGATTCCCTACCTTTAACATGGCTAGAGTAAGTTTTTATCTCTTTCTATTTCTTCAGTTCTCATCTTATTAGCAAATGTTTGTTTGGTGTCAACTTTTTCGCTTTTTGTCTTCAGATTTTTGTTTGAAGTGCTCAGAGCAGTTAATGTTTTGTGTATAAGGTAGGTCTTGCCTGCAATTCACATTTTGGTTTGAAATTTAACCCTAACTTGCAAGTTGCAAATTGATGAAGTAGTTTATGTTGTCTGGCGTGGATTGGTATTCTAAATAATGTAAACATCTATAATAGTTGAGATTGTCCGCTgtgaaataaatttataatttgtaTACTTCACAACCTAATCTCTGGGGCTTGGACAGCTGGAATTCTCATGTGGAGCTTGTGTCCGTTAAATTTGACCTGACTTGTGGAGTAGCTCGAGTAATAGCGGGGTTGGGTTGATTCAAATGAGTTGTAGTCAGGTTAGTAAACAAATTGAGCCTGTAAAGTgggttttattttgttcaataGTGTTTTGGAACCATAGGTTTTAATATCCAAGTTTCCTGAGTATTTTCTACCAAGAGTAGTAGGAAC
Above is a genomic segment from Alnus glutinosa chromosome 12, dhAlnGlut1.1, whole genome shotgun sequence containing:
- the LOC133851680 gene encoding uncharacterized protein LOC133851680, with the translated sequence MSIPSSSSQFTYSNTGTSTSGSYFPMPFHLQHSAAATTPSQYPTPYVGPTPPVYPAAPAPAPSAAAAAYSLPQYHQAQQLFQRDAQTITPEALESVKAALASSEIEHKAETKKKALPRKAAGHSWEDPTLAEWPENDYRLFCGDLGNEVNDDVLSKAFSRFPTFNMARVVRDKRTGKTKGYGFVSFATPADIAAALKEMNGKYVGNRPIKLRKSNWKERIDHDALERQKNQSHKKPKLSKKSVLHK